A window from Culex pipiens pallens isolate TS chromosome 3, TS_CPP_V2, whole genome shotgun sequence encodes these proteins:
- the LOC120425942 gene encoding glucose dehydrogenase [FAD, quinone]-like — MQAGMIGTRVDWQYTAEKANDSSISIVSGTRWPRGKMLGGSGAINGMQWIRGNRRDFDEWEQSGNPGWGWDSVLEYFKKSEDNKVPEIVEAYGGKYHGQGGYLSIDYFPTSNPYDSVLLEAANEVGFEQLLDFNAEEHIGYGICQHNIDGVTRASTAKAFLNPIKYRDNLHIIKNAFVVSLHYGSDNVVKGVNMIIDDKSFQTAIATKEVILSAGTINTPQLLMLSGIGKREVLTAHNIPVRMELSVGENLQDHVILPIFFGIEAQLLNVLQTRRNTLLNLFEFTLLNRSQPVVPAVFTTIIGFANTKSDTSSFPDVQFESMFIARGDFEALGFFEGIGYAGNIIKSLRNHIERQDIAVAWVVGIDPKSKGSLRLKSSNPYDHPSIVTGYFSVASDIVVIREGIRIQQELFSTQSFQKYRAKPLKMSIPACDSLRYDSDSYWECYIRHLSTTLYHPVGTAKMGPLSDPEAVVDSQLRVYGIDGLRVVDASIMPTVTSGNTNAPTVMIAEKASDLIKQTYSK; from the coding sequence ATGCAGGCTGGCATGATAGGAACCCGAGTTGATTGGCAGTACACTGCAGAAAAGGCAAACGATTCTAGTATCAGTATAGTCAGCGGAACCAGATGGCCCAGAGGAAAGATGCTCGGTGGGTCTGGTGCTATAAATGGAATGCAATGGATACGAGGAAATCGCAGAGATTTTGATGAGTGGGAACAATCGGGGAATCCTGGTTGGGGATGGGATAGCGTATTGGAATACTTTAAAAAGTCAGAGGATAACAAGGTGCCGGAAATTGTTGAGGCGTATGGTGGAAAGTACCACGGCCAAGGAGGTTACTTGAGTATCGACTATTTTCCTACGTCAAATCCATATGATTCGGTTCTTTTGGAAGCAGCAAATGAAGTCGGATTTGAACAACTTCTAGATTTTAATGCCGAAGAACACATTGGATATGGCATATGTCAGCACAACATTGATGGGGTCACACGTGCCAGTACCGCAAAGGCATTTTTAAATCCCATAAAATACCGTGATAATCTTCATATTATCAAAAATGCTTTTGTCGTATCACTCCATTACGGCTCAGATAACGTCGTCAAAGGAGTTAACATGATTATCGATGATAAATCTTTCCAAACGGCGATTGCAACGAAAGAGGTCATTCTATCAGCAGGCACAATTAATACTCCTCAACTGCTTATGCTTTCTGGCATTGGAAAGCGTGAAGTGCTTACAGCTCACAACATTCCAGTACGAATGGAATTGTCGGTTGGTGAAAATTTGCAAGATCACGTAATACTTCCTATATTTTTCGGAATAGAAGCACAATTGTTGAACGTACTACAAACTCGCCGTAATACTCTGttgaatttgtttgaatttactTTGCTCAACAGGAGCCAACCAGTGGTTCCAGCGGTCTTTACTACCATAATTGGATTTGCCAATACAAAGAGTGATACAAGTTCATTTCCAGATGTTCAATTTGAATCTATGTTCATAGCCAGAGGTGATTTTGAGGCGCTGGGTTTCTTTGAAGGGATTGGTTATGCTGGCAATATCATAAAATCATTGAGAAATCATATTGAACGTCAAGATATTGCCGTAGCATGGGTCGTCGGAATTGATCCTAAATCAAAAGGATCGCTCCGACTCAAATCTTCCAACCCTTATGATCATCCTTCGATAGTGACTGGTTATTTCAGTGTAGCCAGTGATATCGTTGTGATTCGAGAAGGAATCCGAATTCAACAGGAACTCTTCAGTACACAAAGTTTCCAAAAATATCGTGCTAAACCATTGAAAATGAGCATACCTGCATGTGACTCATTAAGGTACGATTCTGATTCATACTGGGAATGCTACATTCGACATCTGAGTACGACACTTTATCATCCAGTAGGAACGGCAAAGATGGGACCACTATCTGACCCAGAAGCCGTTGTTGATTCTCAACTGCGAGTTTATGGAATCGATGGACTACGAGTCGTGGATGCCAGTATAATGCCTACGGTTACCAGTGGCAACACGAATGCCCCAACTGTAATGATAGCTGAGAAGGCTTCCGATCTGATCAAGCAAACATACTCAAAGTAA